The window CCAGCAAGATTTCGCCGTGCCAACGGGTGTTGGAAGGTGCAGCAGACAGCCAACGCCATTGACTGCCGGGCACCAGCGCGCCCTCCCCATAGGACCCGGCTTCCCGGCCCTCGCCTTGCGCCGCATAGGTAGCCAAAGCGACATCGACCTCACGGCCCGCAGGATCGCGATAACGCGCGATCATCCGATGATCCGCCCCCCCTGCACGCGGTTGCCAGCCTATCTGCGGTTCGTACGAAACCGCGCTCCAGCCTGCCACAGCCGGCATGGCCATTTGCTGCGGCAGCGGCGCTTCAAGGCGAGCCGACAAGGCCGACCAGACCGCAACCAGAACCAGTAACGCGCCGGACGCCAGCAGCACGGCGTTGGAATTAAGCCTGTATGCCGCAAGACGGGAAAGGTACGTGCTGTTCCCGATTGCCGCCGCGTCGACGGGCTCCGCCGTCAGATCGCGGTCGAAGAAGCGCCAGCTCGCTGCGAGCAAAGCCGCAACGACCAGCGCGAAAAACACCCAGCCATAAAAGATATGGTCGAACCCGGCGGCAAATTCGATCCCCTGAGATTGCGCGATGTAAATCGTGCCCCATGCCCGCACGCCATTGGCAAGGATTGGCAGAATGATAGCAGCCGTCATGAATGCCGCGCGGCGTTTCCTGCTGGTAAAGCAACTATGCGCGACCAGCGTGCCAAGAGCGAGCATTGCCACCAGGAATTTAACCCCCGAGCAGGCCTCCGCAACTTCGAACAGGCCCGCTGGCGTGTCGATGAAAACGCCGTCGATAAAGGCAGGAATGCCGCTCCACATCGTCAACGCGATCGTGATTTTGGCGGTCAGCATTTGCAGTGCCGGGACCAGTTCGTCGCCGAAGGGCACCAGGAACAGCAAATAAACGAGCGGGAACAGCAACGCCCAGCCTATGCGCGGGCCCAATAACGCCAGCGCGCCTGCCTGCAAAGCCAGCACCGCGCCCAACTGGCTGACGGTATTGACGCCCGCCATCGTGCCGAGCAGCCATCCGAATAGACCGCACCCCAGCAAAACCAGACCCGGCCACCATCCTTTCGGTTTGAACGAAGCCAACGCCGCGCGGCGCTCCCAGATCAACCACCCGACGATAAAAGGCACGAACAACACATGGTTGTAGGTGGAGATATTCCACCACTGATCCGCCATCGCCGCCCAGTCGCGTGCGGTCAGCACCATGATGCCCAGCGA of the Alteripontixanthobacter maritimus genome contains:
- the xrtA gene encoding exosortase A; translated protein: MSPDFILGPIRDGSWQSHIAADWRRPLARLALLSLGIMVLTARDWAAMADQWWNISTYNHVLFVPFIVGWLIWERRAALASFKPKGWWPGLVLLGCGLFGWLLGTMAGVNTVSQLGAVLALQAGALALLGPRIGWALLFPLVYLLFLVPFGDELVPALQMLTAKITIALTMWSGIPAFIDGVFIDTPAGLFEVAEACSGVKFLVAMLALGTLVAHSCFTSRKRRAAFMTAAIILPILANGVRAWGTIYIAQSQGIEFAAGFDHIFYGWVFFALVVAALLAASWRFFDRDLTAEPVDAAAIGNSTYLSRLAAYRLNSNAVLLASGALLVLVAVWSALSARLEAPLPQQMAMPAVAGWSAVSYEPQIGWQPRAGGADHRMIARYRDPAGREVDVALATYAAQGEGREAGSYGEGALVPGSQWRWLSAAPSNTRWHGEILLARGQVKRLAQTSYRRGDLVTGSVARLKLATLLDRLRLSAAPVQTLILSVEEQPGQDSAATLSAFRTAMGDEARWMDRALAAR